One part of the Granulicella arctica genome encodes these proteins:
- a CDS encoding alpha/beta fold hydrolase: MEYQEHRINQGQGNLLVRDYPGAGPAYVALHGFPDNLHIFDEWAPLMARAGRRVVTFDFLGFGGSDKSPQFTYSFEQQLTDLEAVVDVLNLEQIVPVAHDAGGPTAINFALKHPERTSSVCLFNCFYGTAPSLRLPEFIELFATTSLAAMTRAMVTDPKEFAWILNFQRGQFKTGLSELQAKHYEEFLAPIIDGNFRQTPSAGLAFARVTGELFDEVHRNDARLPSLKRLDIPFQLVWGETDPYLNTGVAQDLVAKLANATLVTLPAGHWPQIDAPEDVVKAMLAAR; this comes from the coding sequence ATGGAATATCAAGAACACCGAATCAACCAGGGACAGGGCAATCTCCTTGTCCGTGACTATCCGGGCGCAGGTCCCGCGTATGTGGCGCTGCACGGTTTCCCCGATAATCTTCATATCTTCGACGAATGGGCACCGTTGATGGCGAGAGCTGGCCGCCGTGTCGTGACGTTCGATTTTCTGGGTTTCGGGGGATCTGACAAGTCTCCGCAATTCACCTACAGCTTTGAGCAGCAACTGACGGACCTCGAAGCCGTAGTTGACGTCCTCAACTTAGAGCAGATCGTTCCTGTAGCGCACGACGCGGGCGGTCCGACGGCAATCAACTTCGCCCTGAAGCATCCTGAGCGAACCTCCAGCGTCTGCTTGTTTAACTGCTTCTACGGTACGGCTCCGTCACTTAGGCTTCCTGAATTCATCGAGTTGTTCGCGACAACCAGCCTGGCCGCGATGACGAGAGCCATGGTGACCGACCCCAAAGAATTTGCGTGGATTCTGAACTTCCAGCGCGGGCAATTCAAGACAGGGCTTTCTGAACTCCAGGCGAAGCACTACGAGGAGTTCTTAGCGCCTATCATCGATGGGAACTTCAGGCAGACGCCAAGTGCCGGTCTCGCCTTTGCTAGAGTGACGGGTGAGCTCTTCGATGAAGTTCACCGCAATGACGCGCGTTTACCCTCTTTGAAGCGTCTCGACATACCATTCCAATTGGTCTGGGGGGAGACTGATCCTTACCTCAATACAGGAGTGGCACAAGATCTGGTTGCCAAACTAGCGAACGCAACCCTCGTCACGCTACCTGCTGGACACTGGCCTCAGATTGACGCACCTGAAGACGTGGTGAAAGCCATGCTCGCAGCCCGCTAA
- a CDS encoding response regulator transcription factor: MLNHNRIRVLCADDHPLVRDGIAFALLQETDMELVGEAKDGQEAVESYRRLRPDVTLMDLQMPRMNGMEALVSIRNEFPQAKIVVLTTYSGDIQASRALKSGASSYLLKDMLRDNLIETIRCVHAGQTKIPAEIATGLAEHLNSDDLSPREIEVLQNAADGCSNKIIADRLGLTEQTVKGYMKSVFAKLGANDRTHAVMIAVKRGFLDT, from the coding sequence ATGCTGAATCACAACCGCATCAGAGTGCTGTGTGCTGACGACCATCCGCTTGTTCGCGATGGAATAGCGTTCGCGCTCTTGCAAGAGACCGACATGGAACTCGTCGGCGAGGCCAAGGACGGCCAAGAGGCGGTTGAGTCGTATCGAAGACTGCGTCCGGATGTGACCTTGATGGACCTTCAAATGCCCAGAATGAATGGCATGGAGGCGCTCGTCTCTATTCGCAATGAATTTCCGCAGGCGAAGATCGTGGTCCTGACGACTTATTCTGGCGACATCCAAGCCAGCAGAGCTCTCAAGTCCGGTGCCTCTAGCTATCTACTAAAAGATATGCTGCGCGACAATTTGATCGAAACGATACGTTGTGTCCATGCGGGCCAGACAAAAATACCTGCGGAGATCGCCACCGGGCTCGCCGAACACCTGAACTCGGATGACCTCTCTCCCCGGGAGATCGAAGTTCTGCAGAACGCCGCAGACGGGTGCTCCAACAAGATCATCGCTGACCGCCTGGGCCTCACCGAACAGACGGTGAAGGGGTACATGAAAAGCGTGTTTGCCAAACTGGGAGCCAACGACCGGACTCACGCAGTGATGATTGCTGTGAAGCGGGGCTTCCTCGACACGTAG
- a CDS encoding alpha/beta fold hydrolase has product MSTIKVTDGVDLFYKDWGTGQPVVFCHGWPLTADAWDPQMLFLVNEGYRVIAHDRRSHGRSTQVGINNTMDAYADDLAALIEFLELRNVILVGHSTGGGEVVRYIARHGCDHVAKAVLIGSVPPVMLKSASNPEGTPMEVFDALREGVTKNRSQFFKDLSIPFFGFNRNGAVISEGVREHFWLQGMLGGIKGEYDCIAQFSETDFTEDLKQIAVPTLLLHGDDDQIVPFGDASVLSAKLIPNSTLKVFPGLAHGMVITHSELINNELLDFIKS; this is encoded by the coding sequence TTGTCGACGATCAAGGTAACAGACGGAGTGGATCTCTTCTACAAGGACTGGGGCACAGGCCAACCAGTTGTGTTCTGCCACGGGTGGCCCCTGACGGCTGATGCGTGGGACCCGCAGATGCTCTTTCTTGTCAACGAGGGCTACAGGGTCATTGCGCATGATCGGCGAAGCCACGGACGCTCGACTCAGGTCGGAATCAACAACACGATGGATGCCTACGCTGACGACTTGGCGGCTCTCATCGAATTCCTCGAACTCCGCAATGTGATCTTGGTTGGGCATTCGACCGGCGGCGGCGAGGTGGTCCGTTATATAGCCCGACACGGTTGCGATCATGTGGCGAAGGCTGTTCTGATCGGCTCTGTGCCACCGGTCATGCTGAAGTCCGCCAGTAATCCCGAAGGCACGCCAATGGAGGTCTTCGACGCACTCCGTGAAGGTGTCACTAAGAACCGTTCCCAATTCTTTAAGGACCTGTCCATACCGTTCTTCGGGTTCAATCGAAACGGCGCAGTCATCTCCGAGGGCGTTCGAGAGCACTTTTGGCTGCAAGGCATGCTTGGCGGAATCAAGGGAGAGTACGACTGTATCGCTCAGTTCTCTGAGACGGATTTTACCGAGGATCTGAAACAGATAGCGGTTCCCACGTTGCTCCTTCACGGAGATGACGATCAAATCGTTCCGTTCGGAGATGCCAGCGTTTTGAGCGCGAAGCTTATCCCGAATTCAACTCTGAAGGTATTTCCAGGTTTGGCCCACGGGATGGTCATCACGCACTCGGAATTGATCAACAATGAACTACTCGACTTCATCAAGTCGTAG
- a CDS encoding alpha/beta fold hydrolase produces MKHREIQANGITLHFVELGEGPAVLFCHGFPAIWSSWKSQMDAVANAGYRAIALDMRGYGRSSAPVEAEAYTPYETVGDLVAVLDAVEVETATVVGHDFGANVAWNAAMMRPDRFTAVCCLSVQYRQPGGPSFLDKLRAAGKDQFYWFQMMKPEADQAWADAATSVPGMVYWSSGEAPEDTRWNPFDTSRSLLRPAPSDSRTIKSNSGYIAETVAVFESTGFHGALNYYRSIDHFTQHSTAFAGARIGQPSMFLAGTLDGLNLVAQPNAESMRSNLTDLRSFVMLEGVGHWPQLEAPARTNESLIAFLQELDEETTMSESHALSPFASLKINHSAIRVPDFDTAATWYKEKLDFRVKQSLSFAGLTFAFVYPAGDDGFHFELLAGPGAEERPPYKDLHDSYKMSGWHHPGFSVDSVDDTIAELKRRGATIVSEPHDVTAMGLRVAFFADPWGNLFEVIQQIGK; encoded by the coding sequence ATGAAGCACCGCGAGATACAAGCAAATGGAATTACCCTTCATTTCGTTGAGCTAGGCGAAGGCCCTGCGGTTCTCTTTTGTCATGGATTTCCAGCGATCTGGTCAAGCTGGAAATCGCAGATGGATGCTGTCGCCAACGCAGGATATCGAGCCATCGCTCTCGACATGCGTGGATACGGAAGAAGCTCCGCTCCTGTAGAGGCCGAAGCCTATACACCGTACGAGACGGTCGGTGATCTTGTGGCTGTACTGGATGCGGTCGAGGTAGAGACTGCGACGGTCGTGGGACACGACTTCGGTGCAAATGTCGCTTGGAACGCAGCGATGATGCGGCCTGATCGCTTCACTGCGGTCTGCTGCTTGAGCGTCCAGTATCGGCAGCCGGGTGGACCGAGTTTCTTGGATAAGTTGCGCGCCGCTGGAAAGGACCAGTTCTACTGGTTCCAAATGATGAAGCCAGAGGCAGACCAGGCTTGGGCAGATGCGGCAACATCGGTTCCCGGAATGGTTTACTGGTCGTCCGGCGAAGCACCGGAAGACACTCGATGGAATCCGTTCGACACTTCCCGGAGTCTCTTGCGACCGGCACCCTCGGACTCGAGAACAATCAAGTCGAACTCTGGATACATCGCAGAAACCGTCGCCGTATTCGAAAGCACTGGCTTTCATGGTGCCCTTAACTATTACCGTTCAATCGACCACTTCACTCAGCATTCCACAGCTTTCGCTGGAGCCAGGATCGGGCAACCATCAATGTTCTTGGCAGGCACGCTCGATGGTTTGAACCTCGTTGCACAACCGAACGCCGAATCGATGCGCAGCAATCTTACCGACCTTCGCAGTTTCGTGATGTTGGAAGGGGTTGGACACTGGCCGCAGTTGGAAGCGCCCGCACGAACGAATGAGTCGTTGATCGCATTTCTGCAGGAACTTGATGAGGAGACAACGATGTCCGAATCCCATGCCTTAAGCCCCTTCGCCTCCTTGAAGATTAATCACTCGGCGATCCGTGTGCCAGACTTCGACACTGCAGCTACCTGGTACAAGGAGAAACTCGACTTTCGAGTGAAGCAATCCTTGTCTTTTGCCGGGCTTACGTTCGCCTTTGTTTATCCGGCTGGTGATGACGGCTTCCACTTCGAGCTCTTGGCCGGTCCTGGCGCCGAAGAGCGCCCGCCTTACAAGGACCTGCATGACAGCTACAAAATGTCTGGCTGGCATCACCCGGGTTTCAGCGTCGACAGTGTTGACGATACAATTGCCGAGCTCAAGCGTCGCGGCGCAACTATCGTTAGCGAACCACATGACGTAACCGCAATGGGGCTTCGAGTCGCATTCTTTGCGGACCCCTGGGGTAACCTCTTCGAGGTGATCCAGCAGATCGGCAAGTAG
- a CDS encoding RNA polymerase sigma factor, with the protein MKDPKASTLLQQTDTNVLVQLARSGDCDAFTELMLRHDSIVRRTAYSILKNLEDAEDVAQESYLKVFRKVHTFEGSSKFSTWLTRIVINTSLMRLRQKRSRPAFSLEELTDGDVSSFLPLADPCLDPEQHSCTADLRTRLYEAVCKLPTQLREIAEDQIYAELPIKDLADRRGITVAAAKSRAYRARKILFGSLQPPPSRLKATRGVAAMNASRETCPLISPKTDHWRNEAALDMQRDRVRDGQTVS; encoded by the coding sequence ATGAAAGATCCAAAGGCCTCCACCTTACTCCAGCAAACCGATACCAACGTATTAGTGCAGCTTGCTCGCTCCGGCGATTGCGATGCCTTCACTGAATTGATGCTCAGACACGACAGCATTGTGCGTCGCACGGCCTACTCCATTCTCAAGAATCTCGAAGACGCTGAAGACGTCGCACAAGAGTCTTACCTCAAAGTCTTCAGAAAGGTTCATACCTTCGAGGGATCATCAAAATTTTCAACTTGGTTGACGCGGATTGTCATCAACACAAGTCTGATGCGTTTGCGTCAGAAACGCTCCCGTCCAGCGTTTTCTCTTGAAGAGTTAACGGATGGAGATGTGTCTTCATTCCTACCACTGGCGGACCCATGCCTCGATCCGGAACAACACTCTTGTACGGCGGACTTAAGGACGCGCTTGTATGAGGCTGTTTGCAAGTTACCCACGCAGTTGAGAGAAATTGCCGAAGATCAGATATACGCAGAGTTACCCATCAAGGATCTAGCGGACAGGAGGGGCATCACGGTCGCTGCAGCCAAGTCACGCGCCTACCGCGCTCGCAAGATTTTGTTCGGATCTCTTCAACCGCCCCCGAGTCGGCTTAAGGCCACTCGCGGTGTCGCCGCAATGAACGCAAGTAGGGAGACTTGTCCCCTTATTTCACCGAAAACAGATCATTGGCGCAATGAAGCGGCGCTCGATATGCAACGTGATCGTGTTCGGGATGGCCAAACGGTCTCCTGA
- a CDS encoding 3-oxoacyl-ACP reductase family protein, translating to MAQLIGKVAFVTGASRGIGAAIAERLSADGASVAITYARDPEGAAAVVKSIESKGGKAIAFRADVTNAAAVREAIESAVASLGRLDILVNNAGLAIPKKFEETTLEDFDRIIGTNLRGVFITTQVVLEHMNENGRIINIGSCVGERAMMLGLVAYASTKGAVKMFTQALAREVGDRGITVNNVQPGPIDTDFNPADGHRATAWKAAIALNRYGRVDEVAALVAFVAGPESSYITGANLTVDGGTNA from the coding sequence ATGGCGCAGTTGATTGGGAAAGTAGCATTCGTTACTGGTGCATCGCGCGGCATCGGGGCAGCCATCGCAGAGCGACTTTCAGCGGACGGAGCCAGTGTGGCAATTACCTATGCGAGAGACCCTGAGGGAGCTGCGGCGGTCGTCAAGAGCATCGAAAGCAAGGGCGGCAAAGCCATAGCCTTCAGAGCGGACGTGACGAACGCCGCAGCAGTCCGAGAGGCGATTGAAAGCGCCGTAGCCAGCCTCGGTCGATTGGACATTCTCGTGAATAACGCTGGCTTGGCTATCCCAAAGAAGTTTGAAGAGACGACCCTGGAAGACTTCGACCGCATCATTGGCACAAACCTGCGTGGCGTCTTCATTACGACGCAGGTCGTGTTAGAACACATGAATGAGAACGGGCGCATTATCAATATTGGCTCGTGCGTAGGTGAGCGTGCGATGATGCTCGGTCTGGTTGCATACGCTTCGACGAAGGGCGCTGTGAAAATGTTCACACAAGCCCTTGCGCGAGAAGTTGGCGACCGTGGCATCACCGTCAATAATGTGCAACCTGGCCCGATCGACACGGATTTCAACCCCGCCGACGGACATCGGGCAACTGCGTGGAAAGCGGCGATCGCACTCAACCGGTATGGTCGAGTCGATGAAGTCGCCGCCCTGGTTGCTTTTGTCGCGGGTCCCGAGTCCTCTTACATTACGGGCGCAAATCTTACGGTGGATGGCGGCACCAACGCTTAG
- a CDS encoding sensor histidine kinase, translated as MTRGSDGLLWLGTEDGLFRFDGISFKRYTPLPGNALLSEHVINVIAAPDGSLWVSYLFGGMSRINGGKVTNYTEREGLGSGQISSLAIDRGVVWLAGTDGVYRVVGSKVDHVDSKGGIPSGSAYGLVLDPSDNLWIPVRGKVMVLPAGQFQFQVATVLSDGKTPACWSTLPDGVRCRDDSGWHAHLRYGNGRVVQTESLDLPSPYNYLSATDGSLWATTYGHGVQRISAAALRTAGPGASVETFDSRNGLASDFAFDVMEDREGSIWVSTDRGLDQFRPKTFHTAAIPPANATTLAKSGRNSQVYFASDRLFSVVDGRITQLTDRLTTDGIRALYSADDGTVWIGVGETLLHFADGKLSKQAMPQDLNGSRKDIQSISEDAQHCIWVYVIRNGLFRLHDGVWVRKGGHAELPDQPQHASMRDHLGNLWFGYLDGGVANISATGQVRVWAPPKGPQIGAVKVFAELGNAVLIGGDEGVVILRDGQFYRLELVDASNLRGVTGLVIASDGDLWINGSMGIVRVPKVELSETLAHPGYKSNFEMFDYHDGVRNTPSPVAGLGSALQGLDGNLYFATRTDLNWIDPRTIRRNAIPPVATVDEVTSDGQTILWPSPTFELRPNPQTIQIRYEGGSLLIPDRVRFRYRLENYDNDWTDAGGRREAYYSKLPPGRYTFQVAAANDAGVWSNRAASVTFTVLPTFVQTIWFKLGVLLGLIALFFLISRIRLNLTKRRIANHMYEILGERQRIARDLHDTLLQSVQALMFKVAVATKKLPPDSAVRPILEATVTQSDQVLLEGRKLIMKLQTKEEPSDALLDTLREVGEELRNTYPSTQFVVDARGSERILSTVVNPELGTIGREALANAFRHADAAHVWLTLDATPEELRLDVRDDGRGIDKEVLTQGYRPGHWGLRNMKERARRLGGHCEITSSPETGTTIEIAIPAFVAYKDAPHGVRERIRKLLG; from the coding sequence ATGACGCGAGGCTCAGATGGACTGCTGTGGTTGGGCACCGAAGACGGGCTCTTCCGGTTTGACGGCATCTCGTTCAAGCGTTATACGCCGCTTCCTGGAAATGCCTTACTGTCGGAGCATGTGATCAACGTCATAGCGGCGCCGGATGGAAGCTTGTGGGTCTCCTATTTGTTCGGGGGGATGAGCAGAATTAATGGCGGCAAGGTTACTAACTATACAGAGCGAGAAGGTCTAGGTTCCGGGCAAATCAGCTCTCTCGCGATAGACAGGGGTGTCGTCTGGCTCGCTGGTACTGATGGGGTGTATCGCGTCGTAGGATCGAAGGTCGACCATGTAGATTCGAAAGGCGGAATCCCCTCAGGGTCTGCCTATGGCCTTGTATTGGATCCCTCGGATAATTTGTGGATTCCGGTTCGGGGGAAGGTAATGGTGCTTCCCGCAGGACAATTCCAATTCCAGGTTGCGACCGTCCTTTCGGACGGGAAAACACCCGCCTGTTGGTCGACGTTGCCGGATGGGGTTCGATGTCGAGATGATTCAGGCTGGCACGCACATCTTCGCTACGGCAACGGGAGAGTCGTCCAGACTGAGAGTCTCGACCTTCCTTCGCCTTACAACTACTTGTCAGCCACTGACGGTTCTCTGTGGGCGACAACTTATGGCCACGGGGTCCAACGTATCTCAGCAGCAGCGCTTCGAACAGCGGGACCGGGTGCTTCAGTAGAGACTTTCGACAGCAGGAATGGCCTCGCTTCTGATTTTGCTTTCGACGTGATGGAAGACCGAGAGGGCAGCATATGGGTCTCCACGGATCGCGGGTTGGATCAATTCCGCCCAAAAACTTTTCATACAGCGGCTATTCCTCCTGCGAACGCCACGACTTTGGCCAAGTCCGGCCGAAACTCTCAGGTGTATTTTGCCTCTGATCGCCTATTCTCGGTTGTCGACGGTAGAATCACGCAGCTTACGGACCGGCTCACCACCGACGGTATCCGCGCCCTCTATAGCGCGGACGACGGAACCGTGTGGATTGGAGTTGGAGAGACGCTCTTGCACTTCGCCGATGGCAAATTATCGAAGCAAGCGATGCCGCAAGATCTGAACGGATCTCGCAAAGATATCCAATCCATTTCTGAAGACGCACAGCACTGTATCTGGGTATATGTCATTCGCAATGGCCTCTTTCGACTCCACGACGGGGTCTGGGTGCGCAAGGGCGGCCATGCTGAATTGCCCGACCAACCCCAGCATGCCTCGATGAGAGACCATTTGGGAAACCTTTGGTTCGGTTATCTCGACGGTGGCGTGGCAAACATCTCCGCAACGGGCCAGGTGCGTGTCTGGGCGCCACCGAAAGGCCCTCAAATCGGTGCAGTGAAAGTATTCGCGGAACTGGGGAACGCCGTCCTCATCGGAGGTGACGAAGGCGTCGTGATTCTCCGTGACGGACAGTTTTACCGTTTGGAGCTGGTGGATGCGTCGAATCTACGCGGAGTGACCGGTTTAGTCATCGCGTCAGACGGTGACCTCTGGATCAATGGGAGCATGGGAATCGTTCGCGTTCCGAAGGTAGAACTGAGTGAAACCCTAGCGCATCCCGGGTACAAATCGAACTTCGAAATGTTCGACTATCACGATGGAGTCCGGAACACTCCCTCTCCTGTCGCCGGTCTTGGCTCCGCGTTGCAGGGGCTAGATGGCAACCTTTACTTCGCTACGCGGACCGATCTCAACTGGATAGACCCTCGCACGATTCGGCGCAACGCGATCCCACCAGTGGCGACTGTCGATGAAGTAACGTCCGATGGTCAGACCATACTTTGGCCGTCACCCACCTTTGAGCTTCGACCGAATCCACAGACAATACAGATTCGCTATGAGGGTGGTAGTCTCCTTATTCCGGACCGCGTTCGCTTTCGGTATCGCCTGGAAAACTACGATAACGATTGGACTGACGCAGGCGGTCGTCGCGAGGCGTATTACTCGAAACTTCCACCGGGCCGATACACCTTTCAGGTTGCCGCCGCCAACGATGCTGGCGTCTGGAGCAACAGAGCGGCCTCTGTAACTTTCACCGTCCTTCCAACCTTTGTCCAAACGATCTGGTTCAAGCTTGGCGTGCTTTTGGGATTAATCGCTTTGTTCTTTCTGATCTCCAGAATCCGGTTAAACCTGACGAAGCGTCGCATCGCGAATCATATGTACGAAATTCTCGGCGAACGTCAACGCATCGCTCGTGATCTGCATGACACGCTTCTGCAAAGCGTGCAGGCGTTGATGTTCAAGGTGGCCGTAGCCACGAAGAAACTACCTCCAGATAGCGCAGTACGACCGATTCTTGAGGCGACGGTAACTCAATCTGATCAGGTCCTGTTGGAGGGACGGAAGCTGATTATGAAGCTCCAGACAAAGGAGGAACCGTCAGATGCCTTGCTGGACACCTTGCGAGAGGTCGGCGAAGAATTGCGGAATACCTATCCCTCCACGCAGTTTGTGGTGGACGCTCGGGGATCAGAGCGAATCCTCAGCACGGTCGTCAATCCAGAACTCGGCACGATCGGGCGCGAGGCGCTCGCCAACGCATTTCGACATGCTGACGCTGCGCATGTCTGGCTGACCCTCGACGCAACACCCGAAGAATTGAGATTGGACGTGCGCGATGACGGACGTGGGATCGATAAAGAGGTGCTCACGCAGGGATACCGGCCTGGACATTGGGGACTCCGGAATATGAAGGAGAGGGCCAGGCGTCTCGGGGGACACTGCGAGATTACGAGTTCGCCAGAAACCGGAACAACGATTGAAATCGCGATACCGGCCTTCGTTGCTTACAAAGACGCTCCTCATGGTGTGCGCGAGAGGATTCGCAAGCTGTTGGGTTGA
- a CDS encoding DUF5700 domain-containing putative Zn-dependent protease, with the protein MLRRTSQALTVLFLLAATSSVFATTVTINIDSAKAVLDALQNPHITREACLKIAAMPGNQGIIRKTNEFKILANNELFAEALYDAALGVTVTDLEKRIYFFDTVKQKVPELRALLHDIEANPENFQKQIERRIALFTPEGADLHLQGYVIAGGDGGGYAFGSTDFYLNIGRTDEFVVMKTVTTHELYHAVQGAFAKDRGTIDELPPVDGLPHAQQVCMKTAQLFANIYEEGSAVYVEDISLLKQAHSEGGMRQKVDLTDGIQHAHTSVSLLEMSVLSFDALDAMSYDDVYDVGFYGHAILYNVAYVMAKAVADQEGPQGLTAYLKRPPYYFILGYTKLAAYGKDKDHPLLGPNTVAAAERLAKGCPSGS; encoded by the coding sequence ATGCTCCGCCGAACATCCCAAGCCCTCACTGTGCTTTTTCTCCTTGCAGCGACCTCTTCGGTCTTTGCCACAACTGTCACCATCAACATTGACTCTGCCAAGGCGGTACTTGACGCACTGCAAAATCCGCACATAACCCGCGAAGCATGTCTGAAGATTGCGGCGATGCCTGGCAATCAAGGGATCATTCGCAAGACGAACGAGTTCAAAATTCTTGCGAACAACGAACTCTTTGCGGAGGCGCTCTATGACGCGGCCTTGGGTGTCACGGTCACCGATCTTGAGAAGCGCATCTACTTCTTTGACACGGTGAAGCAAAAGGTGCCCGAGCTTCGGGCGCTCCTTCACGACATCGAAGCGAACCCAGAGAACTTTCAGAAGCAGATTGAACGGCGGATCGCCCTCTTTACACCGGAAGGAGCCGACCTTCATCTGCAGGGCTATGTCATTGCCGGTGGTGATGGTGGCGGCTATGCCTTCGGCTCGACGGATTTTTATCTTAACATTGGCAGGACTGACGAGTTCGTTGTCATGAAGACCGTTACGACTCACGAGCTCTACCATGCGGTGCAAGGGGCTTTTGCGAAGGACCGAGGGACTATAGATGAACTCCCGCCAGTTGATGGATTACCGCACGCACAACAGGTATGCATGAAAACGGCGCAACTGTTTGCGAATATCTATGAGGAGGGCTCGGCAGTGTATGTCGAGGACATCTCGCTGCTTAAGCAGGCCCATTCAGAGGGCGGCATGAGACAGAAGGTCGACCTTACGGATGGAATCCAACACGCCCACACGAGTGTTTCGCTGCTTGAAATGTCAGTGCTCTCCTTCGATGCACTGGACGCCATGTCGTACGACGACGTGTACGACGTCGGCTTCTATGGGCACGCAATTCTATACAACGTAGCGTATGTGATGGCGAAAGCCGTTGCGGATCAAGAGGGGCCGCAAGGTCTGACCGCCTATCTTAAGCGTCCTCCCTATTACTTCATCCTTGGTTACACGAAACTCGCAGCCTATGGGAAAGACAAGGATCATCCTCTTCTCGGGCCGAACACGGTCGCAGCCGCCGAGAGACTCGCAAAGGGTTGTCCATCCGGATCCTGA
- a CDS encoding serine hydrolase domain-containing protein: MNTRPNRREAMTWLFSASLGTLAAKKLSAGTTVLRDEGRKANFDSVGSRIQKSIGRGDATGVAVAVVQGGQIVWEEGFGWANQEAGVKATPHTPFSLASITKPFTATTIMTLVAEGKLALDEPANKYLPGSQLVGTARNAEGVSVRLLGAHASGLPGIFECYGAEERGLVPSPEALLKMYGRLAYPPAACYEYSNLGFAALNAIALALTQTDLGALMQRRVIAPLGLNNSFFGTDTVRVKSGAGRYDAHGRLLPHYTTSTAASGELYASAHDLARFALFNMRQRTRGQAAILSENDLEELHRPVFAGPSGVATTFGWFRSRTTSGIPVLFKSGGDPGVANRMCFVPSKDLACVVVTNRSNGWELACSVCDEVLTKYLPDWHRPVEDCGFPSKPFVATPAWKGRWQGLLKGGGANMPIQLNIHSDDAATLAIGSGRAEEVTELRSEGEAFVGLCTGNIDSPDAVRTGARTLQVKLLPVENRLLGRVFDIAGDPNIKNVRLPFVLTLSRS; encoded by the coding sequence ATGAACACCCGCCCAAACCGCCGTGAAGCCATGACGTGGCTGTTTTCGGCGTCGCTCGGAACCTTGGCGGCGAAGAAGCTGAGTGCCGGAACAACCGTTCTGCGTGATGAGGGTCGTAAGGCTAATTTCGACTCCGTAGGCAGTCGAATTCAGAAATCGATTGGCCGGGGGGACGCGACCGGAGTCGCTGTCGCAGTGGTACAAGGCGGCCAGATCGTCTGGGAGGAAGGTTTTGGTTGGGCGAATCAGGAGGCCGGCGTCAAGGCGACACCTCATACCCCGTTCAGCCTGGCCTCCATCACCAAGCCGTTCACGGCCACCACGATCATGACCTTGGTGGCTGAGGGCAAGCTGGCCCTGGATGAGCCCGCGAATAAATACCTCCCTGGATCCCAGCTCGTAGGCACCGCCCGCAACGCGGAAGGGGTGAGTGTCCGGTTACTTGGGGCGCACGCCAGCGGGCTGCCGGGTATTTTTGAGTGCTATGGAGCCGAAGAACGGGGACTCGTCCCAAGTCCTGAAGCTCTCCTTAAGATGTATGGCCGGCTGGCGTACCCCCCGGCAGCCTGCTATGAGTACAGCAATCTCGGATTCGCAGCCCTGAACGCAATTGCTTTGGCTCTTACGCAAACCGATCTGGGAGCACTTATGCAGCGAAGAGTAATTGCACCCCTTGGTCTGAACAACAGCTTTTTCGGCACCGACACGGTTCGAGTCAAGAGCGGCGCCGGGCGCTACGATGCACATGGTCGTCTTCTTCCGCACTACACCACATCCACGGCTGCTTCGGGCGAGTTGTATGCGAGCGCTCATGATCTTGCCCGATTTGCTCTCTTTAACATGCGCCAACGGACGAGAGGTCAAGCGGCGATTCTCAGCGAGAATGACCTGGAGGAATTGCATCGGCCCGTCTTCGCCGGCCCATCCGGTGTAGCGACCACATTTGGCTGGTTCAGGAGCCGCACCACCTCTGGCATCCCCGTTTTATTCAAAAGCGGCGGGGATCCGGGAGTCGCTAACAGGATGTGCTTTGTTCCGTCGAAAGACCTGGCCTGCGTTGTCGTCACAAATCGGTCGAACGGCTGGGAGCTAGCCTGTAGCGTGTGCGATGAAGTGCTTACGAAGTACCTGCCCGACTGGCATCGCCCCGTAGAAGACTGCGGCTTTCCAAGCAAACCCTTCGTTGCGACTCCCGCATGGAAAGGACGATGGCAAGGATTGCTTAAAGGCGGTGGTGCCAATATGCCAATACAGCTCAATATTCATTCGGACGATGCGGCGACTCTGGCAATTGGGAGCGGGCGAGCGGAAGAAGTCACAGAGCTGAGGTCGGAGGGTGAAGCATTTGTAGGCTTGTGCACCGGGAATATCGATTCGCCGGATGCAGTGAGAACCGGAGCCAGGACGCTTCAGGTCAAACTGCTTCCGGTCGAGAATCGGCTGCTCGGCAGAGTGTTTGACATTGCGGGTGACCCAAACATCAAAAATGTAAGGCTGCCTTTTGTGCTCACTTTGTCTCGAAGTTGA